Genomic DNA from Candidatus Nitronereus thalassa:
CCGAAGGTTCATCCTCAGCCGTTACCTGGGTTGGCGGATTAGGAGGAGCCAGACATGTAGAACAAAAAAATAATTCAGTGGACCCAAGGGCTAGAGAGGAAAACGAAGCTTCACCCGAACCGCCACTAACTAAGACTTTTCCATTGTTCAGAAGGGTCGCCGTATGATGTCCGCGACCAATTGCCATCGGTTCAACCTCTGAAAAAGTCCCAGTTTCAGGGTGAAAAATCTCTACCGAACTCAACACAGACTGTTCACTGCCCGTCCAACCACCTACGACGAGAACCTCCCCATTCTGCAATCTCGTGAGCGTATGATGTTGCCGCTTATTGATCATGGGGCCCGTATGAACGAAACTTCCAGTTCCTGGAAAATATAATTCTGCTGAGGAAAGAGCTTGTCCTCCTGAGCCAACGCCTCCTGCCACAAGCACTTCCCCAGACTCTAACCGGACCGCCTGAAGGAATCCTGCACGTCCAATATGAAGTGCCCCTGTCGGAGTAAAGGTTCCTAACGCAGGATCATACACTTCAGCAGAATTCAGTATGGTCTTATTCGGCGGCCCATATCCCCCAAGCACCAGCACCTTTCCAGTCGTTAACAACACCCCACTAAAATTCGAACGCGCCCCATGCATGGATCCAGTTTGGGTAAAGACTCCAGTTGAAGGATCGTATAATTCCGCAGAGGCAAGAAAATTCGTCCCGTCATGGCCACCAACGATCAATACGTTCCCATTGGATAGTTGAACGGCAACATGCCCAGCGCGTGGCGTCATCATCGAACCAGTGATGGCAAACTCCCGGACTCCAGGTTCGTACAGCTCCGCTGTAGATTGGTATGCCCATTCATTATTGATCCCACCGGCCACCAACACGCGTTCATTTTGTAGCAAAGTCGCCGTATGTCCTGCCCTGGATTCTGACATAGATGCAACGGGGATAAATTCATCAGAAGACGTCATGTAAAGTTCCGATGCCGTGGTGGCATTGGAAACTCCATGGCCAGAGCCATCTAGCCCGGCTTGGCCTCCGACCAATAACACGTCACCATCTCCCAAAAGAGTGGCGGTAGCAAGATAGGTTCTCGCAGTATCTAGAAATCCGGCTTGCGCCCAATTTCCTTGAATATCCGCACGAGTGGGAAGATCGAGACGCGGCATAAGGACCAGAAACCAAATGACCCCTACACACAAGCCCAACCCCATCCAAATAATTTTTGTTTGCAATCGTGTTTGTTTCCCCATGTGTTTATTTTTCTAAAAGCGAAAAGACAGGTAAATGTTTAATGGTTCGATGGCATAATTCACGTACGCCCCATCAGCAACGGTCATCCTTCAAACCCCTGAAATTTCACTGTAGGCTTTAGCGGAACACCGTTGGTATCAAACCTGACGAACATCGGCCTTCCTCCGATGCCGGGGCCAGCCTTTTATTGGGGTAGGATATTTTCAAACAGAGGGGTTCAGATAAATAACCTGTGGAAATGTCCGGTTACTATGAACCACATACAAGTTCTCAAAACACTGGAGAACAACTAAACTGTTAATATGAGGAAAGCCGAATGTCTCACTCCCATGCACTACGACAATAGCACCACATTCTTGGATGGCGCCTGAATATTTCTCGTACCATAACGTGTATCAAAAACAAGAGACGCCTGCTGTACAATCATGTCATAGTTGAATGCCGAATGCGCGGTAAGAATCAGGGCACAATCACATTGGGCCAATTCATCAGCTGTAAGGTCCACCGCCTTATATTGTTTGCCATCTATCACCAAACTGGGAGTAAAAGGATCTGCATAAGACAGACAGGCGCCTTCTTTCTGCAACAACTCCATCACTTTCGTTGCCGGAGATTCTCGAGGATCTTCGATATCCGCTTTATAGGTCACCCCGAGCACTAAAATCTTCGCCCCATTTAGACACTTCTTCTTTTCATTCAGAATTCGTTGAAGTTTCCCCATCACGTAATAGGGCATATTTTCATTGATTTCCCCGGCCAACTCGATAAACCGTGTATGCAAATCATATTCTTTGGACTTCCACGCCAGATAATAGGGATCAAGGGGAATACAATGCCCGCCAACACCAGGGCCGGGATAAAACGCCATAAACCCAAAATTTTTGGTAGCCGCAGCATCAATCACCTCATACACATTGATGCCCATCCGATCACACAGCACAGCCAACTCGTTCACCAGCGCAATATTGACTGACCGGAACACATTTTCAAACACTTTAGTCATTTCCGCCGCACGAGGGGACGACACTGGAAAGACTTTTTCTATAGATTGCTCATAAAAAGATCTGGCCACTTCCAAACATGCGGGGGTAGCCCCTCCAACCAATTTAAAAGTGTTATGGGTTTTAAACGCCTTATTCCCTGGATCCACACGTTCGGGGGAAAATGCGACGAACAGGGTTTCCCCTAACTCTAAGCCTCCCTTGGTAAGTGCAGGAATAATAACTTCTTCCGTCGTGCCAGGATACGTCGTACTTTCCAATACGACCAACATATGAGGATGAGATTGGTGGGCGATATGCTGTGTCACTTTGACAATGGCGGTAATATCAGGTTCCTTATTGAGTGTCAGTGGTGTGGGCACACAGATCAGGACCACATCACATTCCTTCAATCGCCCAAAATCAGTCGTCGCAACCAACAGGCCAGATTCGACCGCCTGAGTTAATTCTTCATTCTTGACATCCAAAATGTAATTGTGGCCCTGGTTCACCCTGTCCACTTTATCTTCGGATTCATCAATACCGATGACTTTATAACCGTTTTTGGCTTGGAGGACGGCCAAAGGCAAACCCACATATCCTAAGCCAATGACGCCAACTACCGATGTGTGATCTTGAATTTTCTTTAACAACATTGAATAACCTCTTTAGTGTATGCCAGAACTGCCACTTTTACATATACTCGAAAGTGGAAAATATGGAAAAAGTTCGCCTCCCTAAATTCAAAAGTTTCAGGAAGTCGAACTTCGGGGTCTTCAATACCTTCTTCCTATTTATTTACCCTTTTTTGGAAGAAAGATACGAGAGCCTTCTTGTGAGAATTTAATGGTGAACAGGAACGAACATCAATACGCATTTAGGGCAATAACAACCGCGGGTTTCCCATATGAAAACACAGACACGGATATATTTTCTGAAAAAAACAAAGTAAAAATGAAGATATCAGCACCAAAATTACCGACATCAATAAAGCCTGACAAATTGTCTCAAGGACAAATGAGAAAGGATTTCACTGCGGATTAGGAAGTGTGGCTATTTTCTTGAGTGGTTGACATATACGATAAAGAGTTGTACTCCACCGTTCGATCATTCGATCCAAACTAAACTCTTTGATGGCAACGGCTTGGCCTTCTAAGGCAACCTCATGCAAACTTTTTCTATCAAGCACGAATTTCTCAAGGATGTCGCGCAAGGCCCTGCTATCGCCCTTTGAAAAAAGAGGAAGATTCGCCAATTTGGCAATTTCCATCGCTCCTCCGCTTCCAGTTGTCACAACCGCACAACCAGCCAACATGGCTTCGACCATCGTTAACGGCAAGCCTTCATCCCTCAAGCTTGGAAACACTAGGACATCATGCTCTTGATACACACATGGCATCTTTTCATGGTTGACCTTTCCTAAAAATGACACCAATCGCGACAAATTCAATTTCTCTACTTGTTGTTTTATTTCTCGACCATACTTTGACATGTTGTCTCCGGCGATACTCAATGAAATATTTGAACGCACCTTTTCGTCCATAAGACCGAGAGCGTCAAGCACGGAATGCAGGCCACGATCTGGAGTAATTTGTCCTGCATAGAGAAGCCGTAATCTGCGAGGTGTTGCGTCTCGTCCATTGAGCGGATGAAAAAACTGTTCGATAGGGATACCACCATGAATTACTTCCGTAGATGGAAATACGAGCCCCTCTTCATGGTAAAGTTCCCTAAGATGTTCGCTCACAAAACAGACGTGCTTTGGGCAATTTGGAAATTCTCGGGTTGGGAACCCAGCCTTGGTAAACTGCTTTTCCAGCTTCCTCCCCGCCAGTCGGAAGAAAGGGCGGAATATAGATGGCCCCCAGTTCCCATCCCAACAACCGCTCCAAATTTCCGAGGCATTTTCTCCCTTCGCACCATATTCACGAATCATCCACCAATGTTCGATCCAATGCACATCAGGAATTCCCCACTCCTTTGGCAAAGGAAGCAGCATTTTTGAGAGGCCATACATACTCCACCAATTGACCACATCAGGTTGAAAGGAAGCTATGATTTCTTGAAACTTCTTTGCATCAAAAAAATGACGTTTGGCGTCAAACAGTCTTCCCGGCAAACGCTTGGGTTGTGGTTTATAGTGATACTGATTCAAGCTGCGGTAAATCTGAACTCCATTGATGGTTTCCAATTTTTCTGATGCGTTTCCGAAAGTTGGCATGGGAAGCCCATAGGTACTCGTCAACACACAGACATCATGCCCTTCTCCATGAAGTGCTTCCGCAACTTGAGCACATCGAACTTCGTACCCCCCTTGGTAATAGGGAGGATAAAGATTAGAAACCATTAAAAGTTTCATTAAAACCTAAAGATATTTGCGTTGTAATTTTTCAATTAAACTTATCGCCAGAGGTCTTGTAATTGGACATGCCTTAGCCAACAAGCAAGGAACGAAATTTTGTTAACATTTGGTTGATGTCAAAATTATCTCTAACTCTACACTTTCCATTTTGTCCCATCTTGAGCCGCTGCTCTTTATCCATGACAAGCGTACGGATAGCTTTCGCCAATTCTCCTACCACTCCCGGGGGAACAATTAGTCCATTCTCGCCATGAATCACCGCTTCCCGATTCCCTCCTACATCAGTAGCAATACAGGGCAAACCAAAAGCCATGGCTTCAAGTAAAGAAAATGGAAGACCCTCTTTAAACGAAGGAAGCACAAAAATGTCAGCCTCTTGTAAAAATGGCCTGACATCATCCTTATGACCTATAAAATGAACCTGCTTACTGATATCAAGCGCTTCAACCTTTTCTCGTAAATCTTTTTCGGCTGGACCATCACCGACCAAAAAACAAGAAAGGGAAACATTCTCCCGTTTCACTTTATTGATTGCATCCAATAAAATCCCTATCCCTTTTTTCCGATCCAAACGAGAGACACATACAAGGATGACTTCCTCAGGCCCAATTCCCAGACCTTTTCGTAAGTTCAATCCTTGGTCGGTGATGGCCCCATAGTAATGTAGATCAATTCCATTCCAAATGGTCTTCGTTTTATCTCGGGGATACCCATAATCATCAACCAGTCTATTTCTTACGGCATGGCTAACACAGATGGTTTGGCTGGTTAAAAGCCCAGGAATTTTCCGGCGCCCGATCTTTTTTGCTATTTTGTCCTTCCAAGATAACAACCCACCATTTCTTAAAAGTGGATCCCCAATGGAATGTTCAATGGCCAACACTTGCTCCGCACCTGACAATCGTGCGGCCAGGTAGGCTTTCCACGGAAATAATCCGAGTTGGCCATTAACAAAAACAATGACGGAAGGCTTGACACGTAGAAACCGTATCCAATACGAAAAAAAACCTTTTACGGTTGGACTATCATCAGAAAGCACAATAGGAGAAGTGCCTTTAGGAAATATTTTTTCATAAAAGGCCTTCGTGAATGACAAGATATAGGTAGTCACATCCTTGCTCTGTAATCCAAGAACAAGATCTTTTAAATGCTTTTCTGTACCTCCAAACCCCAAAGGCCAAGTCACGTACAGTATAGTTTTCTTATCCATTTGAGGATTCATCAACATAAATTAAATTTTTAAAACCTTCTTATTCAGTTTTCTTACCAACCTAACAATGAGCGAGTTTCAACAAACATAGGACTCCGAGAAAGACAATTGGCTCTACCTGGGGAAAGATGTTTGGGTCCAAGTCGCACCCCTTAATTTCACACGTCGGTGTTTTTCTCACTAGACGGGAAACCAAGTTGATATTCTTCGAGAGAATTCCTCTCCGTTCCAATCTCGAGTCGAGACCCTGGGTAATTGAAAGGGATCCACTCCTCTTCGAACGATTCCTGAATAGTTTGAACACGCATAGGAAAATCCCAACTGCTTGACAAGTTCAGGGGTCTGTACCGAATAGTCCGATCGTTCACCATAGGGATAAGCAAAACTCAAGATCGGTCGATTGAGTTTTTCCTCTAGGCCCTCCTTACTTTGTAAAATCTCATCTCGCTGCTCAGAAAGAGAAAGACTAGATAATACGGGGTGCGTCACCGTATGAGCGCCAATCTCTACCAGTCCCCCCTTGCCTAATTGTTCTAATTCATTCGTTGTCAAAGAGGCATGTGTCACTCGCCCCTTTCGATTAGAACCAGACCACTTTGCAATTTCATCCAATAAGGGTCTTCTTTTTTCCTCCGGTAAGGGACGCAGTAAGGAATGAAGGGATCGGTACAATTCTTTTCTCCCCAATTTTCCCTCTTCTTGAATTTTTGAAAATTTTGGTGGAACGATTTCCGTTGAGGGAGAAGGATTCGATGGCACATCAACCTTCCATGAATGCTCAATACCTTCTACAGTCAAGGTAAGTGTCTGTGGTAGGCTTTGCGGTTGTAGTAACATACGATCCAAATCATCCCACCAAAACTCTTGTTCTTGATCCAAGCATCCACATGTGACATAAAACGATGCCGGGACATCGTATTTTTCTAATAACGGTTTGGCATTATAAAGATTGTCGGCATACCCATCATCAAAGGTAACGGCTACTGCACCTTTTGGAATTTTTCCCTTTTGCGCTGCACGATGTAATTGTTGCAGGCTCATCGGATAAAATTTCTTCCGTAAAACATCCAAATGTTCCCCAAAATGTTGCGGTGTAACCGACATTAATTGCCAATCAGAAGGCAATTCCGCAACCCGATGATAGATCAGAATGGTAGCCCCCTGAAACATATGGTTTTTTATATATCGCCCAACCCATCGAATGTTAGAAATAACCGTATTTCCCATCACACGCCTCTTCTACTCCATCGTTGTAATTTCGTATTCATCTAAACGATCGCCAAAAATTTCTATTTAACACGACGATGACTTGCTTGAAGCCAATGATAGACCGGACTGGGCAATACTCGCTGAGCCAGATCCTTCCCAATCCCGATAATGACATTTTTCAACTGAATGGTCCGTCGACGTACTAATTTTATATGCCAATATTGGTAGCGTTGAAATTCCTGATGAAACACTACCCAGACTTCTTTATCTAGCACATTACATCGCTTGAGATAGCGTTCCAGCCAAAGTAGGTACTCTCTCCGTACTGCATGGTGTTCACCACTTTGCACAGTTAACGAACAGCGCTGCTTGTCATGTTGTCGATACCGAAACCAACATTTACCCGACACAAATGCCGTAACATGAAGACCGAGCTTTGCATAAAGAACCTGATCGTCATAAATACTCCGAAACGATTCTTCAAAACCACCAACCTGTTGCAAGATTCCCCGGTCAACCAGTATTCCCGAGGGAGGAGGAACCGCAGCCCCATTATGATGCAAATAAAGAGGAAGCAGTTGAGGTGAAGGAATAATCGAATTCAACGAACAATGAAGGTCTTGAATGACGTCACTCTGAGGGATTTGAGACTGATGGTCCCAACTATACCACCATTGTCCAGGTCCATAAACAAAGTTGACTCCTGGATGAGATTGAAAAATGGCTACTTGTTCCGCCAACTTTTGGGGTACCCAAACATCATCCGCATCTAAAAATGCCACATACTGACCTTTAGATTCTCTCATTCCCAAATTCCGGGAAGCACTGGCTCCACGATTTTGATGATTGAGATGCTCAAGATAACGAATCTTCCCTGGAAATCGAGTGACATAACCCATGGCAAGGGCAGTACTGGCATCGGTCGAACCATCATCCACGAGGAGCAATTCCCAATGAGAGTAGGTCTGGCAAATAACACTTTCGATGGCTTCTTGAAGAAATTCTTCGCCATTCAAGAAATTACACACCACGGACACTAATGGGCTACCCAGCATGTCCTGTTCACATTTTAGAGTCGTGCCCATTGTATCCACGCTTTTGTACGCCTCATTCCTTCAACAAAATCGATTTTGGGCTCATATCCAAGGACATTTTTGGCCTTTTCGATACTGAACCTAACTTGTTCAAATGCCGTTACCATATTTACTTCTGGTGGAGACAGTGGCGAAGGAATTGCTAGTGTGGCACCATGAGAACTCTTCGGCTTCGCCTTGGGCGTCATTCTTCGACGCAAAGCACCACGAATAGACATTGGAAGTATTATCCTAGCCACACTTCGCGTCAAAGATTCCATACGCCTCACGAGAGGAATAGAACGTAGGGCCTTGAGGGTCTTGCGGTCGGAAATAATGTTACAAATTTGCTTAAAAGATGAGGGAACCTGACTCTTAATGTACTGCCTCATTTGTTCTATCTCTTCCACCGTTTGTTCCTTTAGTGGGAGATAGGTCGATCCTAACGCATGAGCATGCTCTTCAATAAAAGCCTTCCATGTGACAGGGCTCTCATCAGAAATATGGAATATTTTCCCTACGGCCTCATCTTTTTCAGCGGCTAACAACATGGCCTCGACGAGATTATCAACATACAAAACATTACACGTTCCCCAACCTCCATTCACTAATACCATCCGCCCTTTACGAATGAGGTCAATCGTTGAAACAGAATAATCTCCAAAGGGTCCATAGACGATTGTTGGGCGTAAAACCGTAACCGGCAGCCCCTGGTCCAGAAAATATCGAAGGGCTATTTTTTCAGATTCTATTTTCCCATCGCAGTAGGCATCACCTGACAAATTAGGTTTCCCTTCCTCAGTCGAGGTGTCCGGCTTAGCTTGATAACTAAATACGGCGGTACTGCTCAGGTGCACAACACGGTTGACACCTAACTCCTTGGCCACTTGCATGACATTGTCCGTTCCCTGAGCACTCGTCTGTCGGTGAAGGTCTCCCTCAACACGATTGTCTACGGCGCAATGAAAAACCACATCACAGCCCTTCATGGCCTTACAAAGAGATTCCTTATTCAAGATATCCCCATGAACCATCTGGATCGGGAGTCGGGCTAGACGTACGGCACGAGACCATTGCCGCACCAAGGCCACAACCTCAAATTGCCGTTCACACAGCACTTCAGCCAACCGACAGCCAATAAACCCGGTTCCCCCTGTAATAAAAATTTTCTTCATCATCTTCCCACTTCCACCATTGAATAATGAGCCGATTTCATCCAAGGCCATTCCACAGGCTTCCGTTCTCGATAGCATTGCTCAATAAGCGCCACCGTTCCGAGCGCACCATCCCCGGAGGTTAATGCCCTTTCCCCCGTAAGAATTGACTGGGCAAACATTTCTAATTGAATAACAAATGCATCATGCCATGATTGGGGGCGCTCAGATTGGGAGTCCGTAATAAATCTCGAATGGCCTTCAACCTCGTGGGTCGGCCACATTCGCACTGAGTCCATGCTGGATAGATCCCATTCAAGGGTAAATTGTTCTCCAACAATCCTCACTACATTACTCAGGTTTCTCAGGCGACTAAGCACAACGGTGCCAGAAACGGGACCAGTCGGACCATCGAGCGTTAAAGATAATTCACAATCACTTTCTACTCCTCCTAGTGAATCGTCTCGATACTCGACATCTTTCACCTCCCCGAACCACCACAAGAGGAGATCCAGCATGTGGCTCCCTATATCAACAAGCTGTCCGCCGCCAGCCTGGTCTTTGAGGACGATCCCCCCTGATGCAGCCGGCCAGTCATACAGCAGGCCGTTTTCCAATGAAAAACCTTCCAATTTTCCTAGCCAATCATTCATCAACGCTCGTTTGATCAGTTGAGCCCCTTTGAAATAGCGAGACATCAGCCCAACCTGCAAAGGAACCGCATGGCGCTTCGCAAGGTCAACCATCTCCTCTGCATCCGTCACTGTCAGAGCCATTGGCTTTTCAACGAGTACCGCAATCCCTTTTGTAAGAAACTCCTTGGAAACTGAAGCGTGTAGATAGTTGGGAAGACCAATGATGACACCATCAATTTCAACTTCTGAGAGTTGCTGGTAATTCTCCAGACATTTAGACACGCCAAACTGTTTCGCGAGAGTTTCAGCGCGAGGAAGCTGTCGATCAACCAATGCAACGACTTCCATATTTGATATCTGCTGCACAGCAGGAAGATGGCACAATTCGGCAACCGCACCACACCCAATAATGGCAATACGCAATGGCCTATTATTCGAAGGCCTCATTTCACTCTGCATTTCTCTTTATCTCCACAATGAAATATTGTCACCCATACCGCGGTTTCCAAAAAACTCATTTCCCCGAATCAGGCTGGAATTTTCTCCGTCTCTCTAACGATCGAGTTTTTCTGCCTTGGTAAATTTTTCCGGAAATTTGATTTATAATATTCAATGGTTTTCATGAGTCCCTCTTTTAACTCGACCTTGGGTCTCCACCCTAAAATCTTATTGGCCTTTTGAATATCAGGACGTCGTAAAGCCGGATCATCTTGAGGCAGTGGCTTAAACTCCACTTTTGATTTGGATCCAGTTAAACGTATGACCTCTTCGGCTAATTCGAGTATGGTAAATTCGTGGGGGTTGCCTAAATTGATGGGCCCCGTTTCCTCATTTCCCGATTCCATAAGTAATATCAACCCACTGATGAGATCATCCACATAGCAAAAACTTCGAGTCTGACTTCCATCACCATAGACGGTCATATTCTTGTTCTGTAGGGCCTGAATAATGAAATTACTGACCACCCGACCATCGTTGGGATGCATTCTCGGACCATAGGTATTAAAAATTCGTGCAACCTTGATATTCAGGTGGTATTGGCGGTGATAATCAAAAAATAATGTTTCGGCGCATCGTTTCCCTTCATCGTAGCAAGCTCTTTGACCAATAGGATTCACATTTCCCCAATAGGTTTCCACTTGAGGATGTACTCGCGGGTCTCCATATACTTCGCTTGTTGATGCCTGCAGAATCTTGGCTTTGACCCGCTTGGCAAGACCTAAGAGATTGATACTTCCGTGAACGGACGTTTTGGTCGTCTGAACAGGATCGAATTGATAGTGAAGAGGAGATGCCGGACAAGCGAGGTTATAAATTTCATCGGTCTCTATATATAGTGGAAAGCAAATATCATGCCGTTTAACCTCAAAATACGGGTGATTCATGAGATGCAAGATATTTTCTTTTCGTCCTGTATAAAAATTATCCACACAAAGGACTTCATGACCTTGCTCAAGGAGCCTTTCACAAAGGTAGGACCCCAAAAACCCAGCTCCTCCGGCAACCAAAATTCGTTTACTACTAAGATTCTTCACGAGATATCACTCCTATACGATTTTGGGTAAATGAAACTTTCCCATCCATTCTCAATCCACGTTTCATCAAACTCCTGAATTTCTTCAAATGGAATAAGAATATTCTTAAGAAAAAGGTTGTTCACCCTCCCGAATACTTCGCTAAACTCATTTGAGTTCCAAGCCAAGATTTAGAGGACTTGTGGCTATTAGAAACAATCTTATTCAGACCGACAAACCCAACAGGGGGTTCAACATCAGCACAAGAAGGGCAAATTGGAATAGGCTATATGATTTAAGAATGTAGGACAGGAACAGTGAAATACCCAAAAGGGCTATATTAAAACCTGCTCTCAACGGTTGCCAAAATTGGTCCTATGTCCGAATGCGAGAGATTCGTTTAAAACAAAGGTTTATACATACCCCCGGCCATTTTAATACCGGCTCATTGTTGAAAGCATTGACAATCACTTTTACCCGATGTTTCCAGACAGAGAGGAAATTCTTGTATTTATGGTAAGGTTTTACTGCTATCAAAATGAAAATATGGTCTCCAAGGCTTTGCACCAAACTGATGCCAAGGTGCAAAAGAAAACCACACCGGTTGACACAAGCCACTCCTAGGCTATCAGGTTCCTGGCAAACCACTTGAGTAGGCTGCAATTTCAACTCATACTGAACTAGCCCCCAATTTTCCCCATTTGGATTAAACTGATCCGGCAAGTGGTCAGAATCTCTTTCGGGATTACATTTTCGGTTTCGGCTGGCAGACCATGGTTCAAGAGGAGAGCCATGGTCTAAATGATAGAAATCATGATCTACGAGTTCTCCTAAATTGACAAACTGATACTTATTGACCAACCGCAAAATCATATCTTTTTCTTGATTATCCATATAGATAAACCGCTCATCGTAGCCTCCACAATCAGCCCACAGCTTTTTGTGCAAAAGCCATATACCGATGTAACATTGATAATAGAGATGCGGAGGTGGTGGCTCCATCAAAGGGAGAACCTTGTTAAACCATCGAATATATCGTTCAACCCCGAAAAATGAAGGGCACCGCTTTGCAAACCTGTAAGGAATTCGTCGACGATTAGACAGGAGCAATGCCGACTCCAGTGGCACAAGCAATTGAGACTTTTCATATAAATCAAAAAAGGTTTTCAAAAACTTTTTGCCAACTAGAGTATCTTGATCAATCCGACCAACATATTCTCCAGCAGCGCGCCTTGCTGCAGCGTTCAGAGCCAACACTTCCGGAAAGGGGCTATCTTTTTGAAGACTTTTGGCGACATCGGAAGATACATGTAGAAATTTCACCATCTTTGCGGCTGCAGGAGAAAGCCGAATCATCTCATGCAACCCCACCTGACTTCCCCAATCGGCGACAATTACTTCAACCTGAGTTCCCCTATTTAATTCCTCCACTTTCTGGGCAACATAATTTAATGCCGTTTCTAGCCGCCAGCGGGAATTGCCCTGGTATTGGTCATTGCGAGAACAAAGAATTAGAGACATTACCGGAGTTTGGCATTCATTAGTTTTCCTCGAACTATTTTCAAGATTATTTTTCATCCAACATTCCTTCATTTTTTCTCAATCTTGCTTGAAAATTGACTAATTCCGAGAGGCAAATATACATTCTGGTTCTTTTAGATAATTCCAAGAGTTCAAATAACCGAGATGACTATATTTTTCTTAAAGAAAGAGGAGAGGTCCACTTCTTAGAGGACCACGCTGGGCTTAACGGTCTCACATTTTCACTCAATTATTTTTTAATCGCTCTAGCCTTGCATATCTTTTTGAGGTCCATAGTCCCATAATCAATGTAGGCCAGTGGATAAGTGACTTTCCGGAAACGGTTTCCTTTACCAGGTTAAACCGATAGATCCAGGTATTAACAAAATCTTTTATTTTCTCCAA
This window encodes:
- a CDS encoding nucleotide sugar dehydrogenase, translating into MLLKKIQDHTSVVGVIGLGYVGLPLAVLQAKNGYKVIGIDESEDKVDRVNQGHNYILDVKNEELTQAVESGLLVATTDFGRLKECDVVLICVPTPLTLNKEPDITAIVKVTQHIAHQSHPHMLVVLESTTYPGTTEEVIIPALTKGGLELGETLFVAFSPERVDPGNKAFKTHNTFKLVGGATPACLEVARSFYEQSIEKVFPVSSPRAAEMTKVFENVFRSVNIALVNELAVLCDRMGINVYEVIDAAATKNFGFMAFYPGPGVGGHCIPLDPYYLAWKSKEYDLHTRFIELAGEINENMPYYVMGKLQRILNEKKKCLNGAKILVLGVTYKADIEDPRESPATKVMELLQKEGACLSYADPFTPSLVIDGKQYKAVDLTADELAQCDCALILTAHSAFNYDMIVQQASLVFDTRYGTRNIQAPSKNVVLLS
- a CDS encoding glycosyltransferase, translated to MVSNLYPPYYQGGYEVRCAQVAEALHGEGHDVCVLTSTYGLPMPTFGNASEKLETINGVQIYRSLNQYHYKPQPKRLPGRLFDAKRHFFDAKKFQEIIASFQPDVVNWWSMYGLSKMLLPLPKEWGIPDVHWIEHWWMIREYGAKGENASEIWSGCWDGNWGPSIFRPFFRLAGRKLEKQFTKAGFPTREFPNCPKHVCFVSEHLRELYHEEGLVFPSTEVIHGGIPIEQFFHPLNGRDATPRRLRLLYAGQITPDRGLHSVLDALGLMDEKVRSNISLSIAGDNMSKYGREIKQQVEKLNLSRLVSFLGKVNHEKMPCVYQEHDVLVFPSLRDEGLPLTMVEAMLAGCAVVTTGSGGAMEIAKLANLPLFSKGDSRALRDILEKFVLDRKSLHEVALEGQAVAIKEFSLDRMIERWSTTLYRICQPLKKIATLPNPQ
- a CDS encoding glycosyltransferase family 4 protein — encoded protein: MDKKTILYVTWPLGFGGTEKHLKDLVLGLQSKDVTTYILSFTKAFYEKIFPKGTSPIVLSDDSPTVKGFFSYWIRFLRVKPSVIVFVNGQLGLFPWKAYLAARLSGAEQVLAIEHSIGDPLLRNGGLLSWKDKIAKKIGRRKIPGLLTSQTICVSHAVRNRLVDDYGYPRDKTKTIWNGIDLHYYGAITDQGLNLRKGLGIGPEEVILVCVSRLDRKKGIGILLDAINKVKRENVSLSCFLVGDGPAEKDLREKVEALDISKQVHFIGHKDDVRPFLQEADIFVLPSFKEGLPFSLLEAMAFGLPCIATDVGGNREAVIHGENGLIVPPGVVGELAKAIRTLVMDKEQRLKMGQNGKCRVRDNFDINQMLTKFRSLLVG
- a CDS encoding polysaccharide deacetylase family protein, which gives rise to MGNTVISNIRWVGRYIKNHMFQGATILIYHRVAELPSDWQLMSVTPQHFGEHLDVLRKKFYPMSLQQLHRAAQKGKIPKGAVAVTFDDGYADNLYNAKPLLEKYDVPASFYVTCGCLDQEQEFWWDDLDRMLLQPQSLPQTLTLTVEGIEHSWKVDVPSNPSPSTEIVPPKFSKIQEEGKLGRKELYRSLHSLLRPLPEEKRRPLLDEIAKWSGSNRKGRVTHASLTTNELEQLGKGGLVEIGAHTVTHPVLSSLSLSEQRDEILQSKEGLEEKLNRPILSFAYPYGERSDYSVQTPELVKQLGFSYACSNYSGIVRRGVDPFQLPRVSTRDWNGEEFSRRISTWFPV
- a CDS encoding glycosyltransferase family 2 protein, producing the protein MGTTLKCEQDMLGSPLVSVVCNFLNGEEFLQEAIESVICQTYSHWELLLVDDGSTDASTALAMGYVTRFPGKIRYLEHLNHQNRGASASRNLGMRESKGQYVAFLDADDVWVPQKLAEQVAIFQSHPGVNFVYGPGQWWYSWDHQSQIPQSDVIQDLHCSLNSIIPSPQLLPLYLHHNGAAVPPPSGILVDRGILQQVGGFEESFRSIYDDQVLYAKLGLHVTAFVSGKCWFRYRQHDKQRCSLTVQSGEHHAVRREYLLWLERYLKRCNVLDKEVWVVFHQEFQRYQYWHIKLVRRRTIQLKNVIIGIGKDLAQRVLPSPVYHWLQASHRRVK
- a CDS encoding NAD-dependent epimerase/dehydratase family protein, producing MMKKIFITGGTGFIGCRLAEVLCERQFEVVALVRQWSRAVRLARLPIQMVHGDILNKESLCKAMKGCDVVFHCAVDNRVEGDLHRQTSAQGTDNVMQVAKELGVNRVVHLSSTAVFSYQAKPDTSTEEGKPNLSGDAYCDGKIESEKIALRYFLDQGLPVTVLRPTIVYGPFGDYSVSTIDLIRKGRMVLVNGGWGTCNVLYVDNLVEAMLLAAEKDEAVGKIFHISDESPVTWKAFIEEHAHALGSTYLPLKEQTVEEIEQMRQYIKSQVPSSFKQICNIISDRKTLKALRSIPLVRRMESLTRSVARIILPMSIRGALRRRMTPKAKPKSSHGATLAIPSPLSPPEVNMVTAFEQVRFSIEKAKNVLGYEPKIDFVEGMRRTKAWIQWARL